The sequence TACTGCATGGTCAAGCACCTGGTTATTTATCAGAATTAATATcaataaaatcatattcatattcgcATAGTTTAGGAAGTACAAAGGATAAGTTGCTTCTAAAGCAACCTCACTTAAAAGCAAAAGTAATTTTGGGGGATTGTGCCTTCAGTTGTGCTGCTCCAAAACTTGGAATAAATTAcctgagaaaatgaggaaggccCAATCATTTGCTCTCTTCAAATCTTTGCTGAAGACTTACCTTTTTTCAGAagcctttgattaatttgttatttattcTTTGTGTGTCTAATCAGTAACAATGTCAGGAGCTCTGTTACATTACAgtgcagtagagtatatttacatagtagctgcgctatacaaatttgtctaattatcattattattattcactGCATCTTACTGTAGCAGAGAGCCTGGTACTCTTTCTCAAGATACTTCAAGCAAAGAAATCTTCACAGACATACTCACAGCATGGATGTAGACCACACAGTCAATCATGTTGAAATCATTTCACTATCTGTCAGAAAATGTTTACTCTGGTGAATAGTTTGCGTACTGCAGCTAACCTGGCCTACTGCATTCAGTCTTACTTTTAAAGCATTTCACAGAGAGTCTTAGCAGGTGTTCTATGAAGCATGTCCAACATTAACTCTGGAATAACAAGAGCAAGATGGCAAGATACCTGGCCGTTTGgtggatttttttcccccaagaatGCGGCGTACCCTTActataatgaagtcctcaggaccagccGTTTTCTTTCgctatatcaaaattttgtcataaGCAAATAGTATAGAGAATAATCTCATATAAATAGATGATAATTTAGGGACCTGAATTTCGATTCTGTCGTAGCGagaatttctttacaataaccATGTTCATCACAACGAGATTGCACTGTATTCTCTGGAGCTTCTACACATCATGTTTTCATATACTGTCTGTTTAGATATGAGATGGGTGAAGTGTTCCCACAAGAATCTCATGAGGTTAGCACCATCTAGATctctgatagaaaaaaaaaaaagataaggcGTAAGAAGAGTACCaaaagcatacacacacaaagccaTCATCATCTCATGCCACCATCGGGGTGTGGATGCCTGCCTTTCCTTTTGACCCCCTTCCTCCCTCTACCCTTCATCTGCCCCTTCTCCTTTCCACCTTCTTCCTCCTCGGTGGGCTCAGCGGAGGGTCCGCTGTCCGGTGAGACAAGCCCGTTGCTGATGCGGTAGTAGACGATGGTCGAGTCCGAGTCCACCATGGCGAGTGTCAGGGTCTTCGTTGCCCTGTGCTCCTCGGGAATCTCGGCACCCCGATGTGGCGTGATATTATCTAGACTGGTGTGCTTGGACTGCTTCGGTTCAATGCTTGACAAGAACTTGCTCAAACTGCCCAATAGAACAAAATGGCAAACAGAGCACAAAGATATATGAATAAATGTAGAGATGGACAGAaatgcaagcaaacaaacaatacatatAAACAGAGAACTATAGTACCTCCCATGATCAAAAAGCAAAATGACTTCATTTGAAAGCGATGGTTCACTTATACATGAATTTACAAAAGACAGACTTTGTGgactttcatttcatatcattatctgGTGACAATTTGGAAACCCTCTTTAAAACATAATTACATGTAAGATGCATCAAACTGCAAGAATGtcaatgttttcttttatattatcaAAGAAGATAGGAAGTTTACAGAAAAGGCAAAAATAAGTCATCATAATAATTGTCCCTGTGCATAAACACTTTGATAGTGCCACTACTAAAACATTATATCACATTTCTttgtaatcaatttttttcatttttatgattgttGTTCTATGTAGTTACATTGTaaatatgaattaaaataaAATTGTCCCTCTTCTCTGCAAAGCAATTTTGGTGTTCCCTTTTGCAATGTAAATCTTTGTGAATTGTGTGGATAATGAGGATTTCATCATAGCATGATAAAATTTGAACATCAACCATCAGTGAGGATCGCATTACTCATACTCATAACAAGTTTGCTTCAGAGAAAGTTAAAATCATTTAATGTGATATCCAGTATCAACAGGAAGAGCAAAAACATTTGCATGTCAATCTGCAAAACTCTTTGCCCAAAGCCGTCCATGTTCCATAATTGCCACAAGGTTGACTCGCAAAGCAATACTGGACGTTGCCGTGATATTCTGATTATGGAGGAGAAATTTACCATGCTGGAGAGAGGACAGCCTTTGTCTGCAGAGGA comes from Diadema setosum chromosome 17, eeDiaSeto1, whole genome shotgun sequence and encodes:
- the LOC140241232 gene encoding tRNA-splicing endonuclease subunit Sen15-like: MAAQYDISDVNVDRFNWFTEHPKYKEMLSWGFQDPGQLSSTLLVYLDLCEAKNWWNVELHPCGSLQMVYMTGKPNKKEDYVAVLPLQTKAVLSPACLSKFLSSIEPKQSKHTSLDNITPHRGAEIPEEHRATKTLTLAMVDSDSTIVYYRISNGLVSPDSGPSAEPTEEEEGGKEKGQMKGRGRKGVKRKGRHPHPDGGMR